In Falco biarmicus isolate bFalBia1 chromosome 5 unlocalized genomic scaffold, bFalBia1.pri SUPER_5_unloc_1, whole genome shotgun sequence, the DNA window TGGcctgctgtggcagggggcAATAAAGCGGGTCCCAGCTATGCCTGGCTCCGCATCTGCTACCCACAGtgccccggggcagccctgcTACCCACAATGCCCTGGGGCACCCCATTACCCACAATGCCCTGGGGTAGCCCCGACACCCCCTACCATTACCCACAGTGCCTCAAGCATCCGGCTTTTATTCCTCCCAGCAGGGGTGGGGACCAGCCCCTGTTGTCACACCCAGCCTGTGATGTCACACCCAACCCGTGACGTCATGCCTGTGCTGTGATGACATCATGTGGGGGTGGGGCCAGGCACGGCCATGGCTTTGGTGGTGTCAGTGGCGATGCCATCGGCCATGCTGGTGCCGTTGGTGATGTCACTGGCGATGCTGTCGGCCATGTTGGTTCCGCTGATGATGTCACTGGCCATGTTGACACCATTGGTGATGCCAGCAGCCACGTTGATCTGGTTGATGATGTCACTGGCCACATTGACACCATTAGCCATGTTGGTCCTGTTGATGGCACCACTGGCCACGCTGACACCATTGGCGATGTCATCGGCCATGTTGGTCCTGCTGCTGATGTCACTGCCCATGTTGGTCTGGTTGATGACATCATTGGCCACATTGACACCACTGGCAACACCATCGGCCATGTTGGTCTGGTTGATGATGTCACTGGCCACACTGACACCATTGGCCACGCTGGTCCTGTTGATGACATCACTGGCTACGTTGACACCATCAGTGATGCCATCAGCCACGTTGGTCCTATTGATGACATCACTGGCCACACTGACACCATTGGTGATACCAGCAGTTGTGTCGTTGCCCCAGTTGGGTGCGGCGAGgcgggcagcagggcagcagcaggggctgtggcagggtggggggtgcgGCGGGTGTGTCGGCAGGCGTGGCAGTGGGCGGGGTCACTCCCGCTTGCGCAGGTGGATGTAGGTGACACCGCTGGCCAGGGCGAGTGGGACGCAGAGCCAGGCCAGCACAAAGCAGTGGCCGAAGCGGCCCCCGGGGGGTCGCCCCCCCCACGCCGCGTACAGCGccgctgccaccagcaccgCCAGCCCTGGCATCACCCGGCCGTTAGGgggcgctggggggggggggggaggaggggcacCCGGCAGCTGGAtgtcccccttccccccaccacctccacccCACCCAGGGGGCACCCACCCATGGGAGCCAAGTTTTTGGGGAGGAGGCACAGGGGTCTAGGGGATCACCCAGGGGTCAGAAGGGAGCACCCAGGGGTCCAGGGGGGCACCCAGGGGTCTGGGGGGGAACAAGGACACTCCCCCCATGGGACATAGGGGTCCGGGGGGAGGCACCCAGGGGTTCAGGAGATCCCCCCCACCCATGGGACCCAAGTTTTTGGGGAGGGGACCTGGGGGTTTGGCGGGGGACCCTGGAGACCCCCCACCCATGGGACACAGGAGTTTGGGGGGTTACCCAGAGACGGGGGGGCACCCATGTGCCCGGGCAGGGCACCCAGGGGTCTGAGGGGACCCAGTTTTTTTGGAGGGGCCCCCAGGGGTTCAGGGGCACCCTGGTGTCTGGGAGGGGGCACCTGGGGGGGCAGGaattggaggggggggggcatggggggcaCCCACTgacctgccaggagctgggtgCCCCCCGAGGCGGAGAAGAGGCGCCCGCGGGGCCCCGTGTGCAGCTGCCACACGAAGAGCGCGAAGGCAgcactggagaggagcagggccGCCACCATCAGCCCCTGCACCGCCCGCAGCCACGCTGGGGGGCACGGCCGTCAGCACCCCGCGGCACATGCACCACACATCGCCCTGCCCCACACCGCCTGCCCCACGCACCCCTGTACCTGTGTGTGCCTGTACCCCACACCCatggcacccatgggtgccagATGCCCCCCACGCCCCATGTGCCCCTCATGCCCCGTGTGCCCCCCATGCCCCATGTGCCCCCCACGCCCCATGTGCCCCTCATGCCCCGTGTGCCCCCCACGCCCCATATGCCCCTCATGCCCTGGGTACCCCCCATGCCCTGTGTGCCACCAATGCCCCGTGTGCCCCCCAtgccccctgtgccccccacaCGCCGTGTAACCTCCATGCTCCATGTGTCCCTCATGCCCCATGTGCCCCCCACACCCCGCGTGCCCCCAATGCTCTGTGTGCCCCCAATGCCCCATGTGCCCCGTGTGCCCCCCAGGCCCCATGTGCCTCCCATGCCTTGTGTGC includes these proteins:
- the EMP3 gene encoding epithelial membrane protein 3 isoform X2, which translates into the protein MSFLLFAVTALHVLVLVLLFVATLDKAWWVLPDEETVNLWYDCVLQNSTRSWVCASVADSPWLRAVQGLMVAALLLSSAAFALFVWQLHTGPRGRLFSASGGTQLLAAPAAALLPASPHPTGATTQLLVSPMVSVWPVMSSIGPTWLMASLMVST
- the EMP3 gene encoding epithelial membrane protein 3 isoform X1; this translates as MSFLLFAVTALHVLVLVLLFVATLDKAWWVLPDEETVNLWYDCVLQNSTRSWVCASVADSPWLRAVQGLMVAALLLSSAAFALFVWQLHTGPRGRLFSASGGTQLLAGLAVLVAAALYAAWGGRPPGGRFGHCFVLAWLCVPLALASGVTYIHLRKRE